Part of the Acidobacteriota bacterium genome, TTCATCGCCGGGACCCAGGGCAAGGCGCCCGTCGCGAACACGTTGCACCGTGCCGTGGCGCCCCGGCCCATAGAGACCCGAGAGACGGACCAACGACGTCTGGAGTTTGCCTCTCCCCGCCGCCAACACCATCGACTCGGCCTCGACGAGTAGGGCGCCCCGTTCATCGACGCTGCGAGGTGAAGTCGTCTCATCGACGTCGCGACCATCGTCGTAGGACAGGACACCCGTCGAACCGGTATAGATAAATCGAGACACACCCTCTGCATCGGCGAGGCGGAGCAGATGCTCGTTCAGCTCCACGTAAGCCTGACGGTAGGCCCTGGGAGTTCGCTGGTCGGCCGATTGACACGCAACGATGGCATCGAACGGCTTTCCGAGGGTCTCCAGTCGCATCAGGTCGACGGGCCAGGGCTGGATCCCCATGGACTCCATCGTCTCGCCGGCCGCAAGATCCCGTCGCGCACCGACGACACGGTGCCCCGCACGGGCCAGTGCTGCGCCGATCGCACATCCAAGCCAGCCGCAACCCGCAATTAAGACACGCATGGGTAGACGCTATCACGACTGCCGTGAACGGACGGTAGCCTGCTAGAATCTCGACGCGTAAACGATCGGACCGCTATCGGAGCCACCTTGTCGCAAGCGATCATGAGCCGCGGACTCGAAAAGTCGTTCGCCAGGAAGCGGTCGCTGGGCCAACTGTTCCGTGACCCCTTCGGTCGGGGCGAGGAGGTCCACGCGCTGCGGGGCGTCGATCTGGCGGTAAACGACGGAGAAATCGTCGGGTTGCTGGGTCCCAACGGCGCCGGCAAGACGACTCTCCTGAAAATCCTCTCGGGACTGATTCTCCCGGACAAGGGGAGCGCGGAGATCGGCGGCATCTCCACCGAGAAAGAGAATCGGATAAAACGGCTCCTCGGCCTGGTCCACCCGGACGAGCGCTCGTTCTACTGGAGGCTCACGGGTCGAGAGAATCTCCGTTTTTTCGCGACGCTGTATGACGTGCCCCATCGGAAGATCGAGCAACGCATCGATCAGTTACTCGAAGATCTTGACCTGGTCGCCCCCTCGGACCGCCGGTTCGCCGACTATTCGTCGGGCATGAAGCAGCGGATGTCGATCGCCCGGGCAATGTTGCATGACCCGCCGATCCTGCTGATGGACGAGCCGAGCCGAAGCCTCGATCCGGCAAGCTCGCTTGCCCTTCGAGAGCTCGTGGACGAGCGTCTGCGCGTGCGGCATGGCAAGACGATCCTGATCGCCAGTCATGATCTTGCGGAAGTCCAGGCATTGTGCGATCGGATCTACGTGTTGATCGATGGCAGGGTTCGGCTCGAGGGCACCGTCGATGACGTCCGTCGATTCGGGGTCGACGACGTGGAGGTCCTTGTCGAGCTCGAAGACGGGCCGGCGACGATCTCCGGCCCGTTCAAGATCCTCGACGATGGTTGGACGGAGGGGCGGCGGTCGCTACGTCTTTCTCTCGAAGCGGCGGACGGATTCTCCAGAATGCTTCGGTCGCTGATCGACGATGGCTGCAAGGTTCGACGCTGCGATCAGGTCGAGCCGGACCTCGAGTCCGCATTTACGAGAATCCTCGAATCCCATCGCGAGCCGAGCTGATGGGTCTTCTTAGAAAACTGTGGGCGTTCATCAAGCGCGATTTCATCTCGATGGTGTCCTATCGCCTCGCGTTCCTCCTGCAGATCGGGGGGATGTTCCTGACGCTGCTGGCGTTCTTCTATATGACCGGCATGATCAATCCGGAGAGTGAGGGTCTGGAGGGGTATCGCCCGTTCGACTGGTTCGTCGTTGGGCTGGCATTTCAGTTCTACTTCTCGACGGCCCTGTATGCATTCTCCGCGAAGATGCGCAGCGAACAGCTCCTCGGAACCCTCGAGGCGATGCTGGTGACGCCGACGCCAACCTCGATGGTTATCTTTTCGTCGGCGGCCTGGGATTTCACGTTCGGGGCCATCCGCGTGATCGTCCTTCTGACGTTCGCCGTCCTCGTGTTTGACGTCCAGTTGTATGCCAGCGGGCTTGTGGTCTTCTTCGTGGGTGCGTTCCTGACGTTGTTCTCGTCGGCGGGCCTGGGTATTCTTTCCGCTTCCTTCATCCTGTACTTCAAACGCGGTGATCCCATCAACTTTCTCCTCAGCGGCGCGACGACGTTTCTTGGAACCGTCTTCTTTCCCGTCGAGCAACTGCCTGAGCGGATTCGTTTCGCCTCAGAGATTCTGCCCATCACCCATTCCCTGAGGATCGTCCGCGGGGCGCTGTTGCAGGGGCAATCGTGGGATCAACTCGGTGGCGAGGTGGTGACGTTGGCTTGGATGACCCTGATCCTCCTGCCCTCGGGGCTGTACTTCGCGCGCTTCGCGATTCGCAGTGCCAAGCGCGAGGGCACCCTGGTCCACTACTAACGACCCGGGGCCTCCTTCGGGCGCGTTGACACCCTGTCAACTGCGGGGTCTAATGCTGGCCTGATCGCGCACGGAACGCAGGAGGTCTTCATGTCTGAGAACCAGTTCCCGGCACCGCCGGAAGGGCAGCCGGTCCGCGTCAAGGATGGCCGCCCCGTTGTCTCCCGGAACCCCATTATCCCGTACATCGAGGGGGATGGAATCGGACCCGATATCTGGCGAGCCACCCAGCACGTGGTCGACCATGCGGTGGCCCGAACCTATGACGACGGCAGGGCGATCGCCTGGTACGAGGTCTTTGCCGGCGAGAAGGCGTTCGAACGATTCGGCGAATGGCTACCGGAGAAGACGGTCGAGACGATCCGCGAGTTCAAGATCGCCATCAAGGGTCCGTTGACGACTCCGGTCGGAGGTGGGATAAGAAGCCTCAACGTCGCGCTACGACACCTCCTGGATCTCTATGCCTGCGTACGCCCGGTCCGCCACATCAAAGGGGTGCCGTCTCCGGTGCTCCGTCCCGGCGACATGAACGTCGTGATCTTCCGGGAGAACACCGAAGACGTTTATGCGGGGCTGGAATGGGAATCGGGCAGTCCCGAGGCCGCGCGCGTGATCGAGTTTCTCAATCAGGAGATGGGCAAGAACGTTCGGAGAGACTCGGGTCTGGGTATCAAGCCGATCTCTCCGTTCGGGACGCGGCGTCTTGTCGGCAAGGCGATCCAGTACGCCATCGATCGTCATCGCGAGAGTGTGACTTTCGTGCACAAGGGGAACATCATGAAGTTCACCGAAGGCGCGTTCAAGGACTGGGGCTACGAGGTTGCCGCGGAGGAGTTTGGATCGCAGACGATTCGCGAGGACGCGGTGTGGGCAGAGCATGCCGGCGTGGTTCCCGACAACAAGATCGTCATCAAGGATCGAATCGCCGACGCGATGTTCCAGCAGGTCCTCTTGCGACCCAGAGAGTACGCGGTGCTGGCGATGCCGAACCTGAACGGTGACTACCTGTCGGATGCGTGTGCGGCTCAGGTAGGGGGACTCGGGATGGCGCCGGGGGCGAACATGTCGGACGACCTCGCCTGTTTCGAGGCCACCCACGGCACGGCACCGAAATATGCGGGGCAGGACAAGGTCAACCCCGGTTCGTTGATTCTCTCCGCGATGATGATGCTTGAGCACATGGGATGGAACGAAGCCGCTCACGCCATCGATCGCGCACTGGAAACGACCATCGACCAGAAGGTCGTGACCTACGACCTGGCGCGTCAGATGGACGGTGCCCGAGAGGTTCGTTGTTCTGAGTTCGGGGAGGCGATCGTCCGCAACCTGTAACCGGTCAGGTGCCCGTCACTTCCGTCTCCAGATCGTCGTCGCCGACCAGAACGGGATCCAGTCTGGCGATCCAGCGATCGTGGATCTGCGTCCCGTCCATCGTCGCAAGCTCGTGGCCCAGGGCCGGGAAGTGGGGTGCGGCGTCCGGCCCTAGTAGCCCCCCGAACAGACCCGAAGGACCATCCTCGATCCAGCAGAACGCCGAACGGATCAGGCGCCGGTCGTGCCGTGCCTCGAGGGTGACCGTGCCGGCAACCCGATCGGCGCTGCGATGCTGGCCCCGGAACGTGACGCGAACGTCGTCCCGAAAGCTGGCGCTCCAGGGCAGAGTCTCTTCCCCGAGACGCAGCGTCCTCCTCAACGAGGTCCACATCGCGATCGTCTCCGGGCTGACGCGCGCACGGATGACCTCGCGGTCGAAGAGCGTCGCCGCGTCGCCGATCTCCGGGTTGTTACTCGGGATCGCACGAAGCCGTTCGCGGAACTTCCCGGCGGCGTCACCCTTATCCCACCTGGACGCGTAGTCCAGAGCGCGATCGGCATAGCGCAGAATCTGAACGGGTTCGATGCGCGAGACCTCCTCGAAGAACCAGGCACAACTTGTCCCGGTCAACAATGCGAGTCGGTCCATCTCGAGGGCGGCCAGCAGGTGGGCGTGTTCGGAGGAGTCGAGCCGTCGGCCGGCAAGTTGGTTCAGTCGTTCGTCGGCCGTTGGCCGATCCGGACTCATCCGCACTCCGTTGTAGCCGTCACGCAAACGCGAGGGATCGGTCGCCAGTTCCCGAGTCTCCGTCAGATAGACCCGGTGGAGGTCGTTCCGAAGCTCATCGAGCGCCAGCTTTAGTGGTTCACGCCAGCGTTGATGGTAGCCCTCGTGGTATTCGGAGGCACAGCCACAGTCCCGACTCCAACGGCCAAGCTCGTGAGGGCAACTCCACGAACTGTTCTCGACGATCTTCACCGTCGCCGTCGGCGGGTGGTCGTCCAGGTACTGACCGTAGTTGGTCAGCGTCGCCCCCGAGTCTTCCAGTACCCCCAGCGCGCGGGCAAGCGCCATCTCGCCGAATGTGTGGTGGTGCCCATAGGATTCCCCGTCGGTCGCGACGTGGACAAGTCGCGAGTCGGACTCCGACCGGTGCCGCTCGAGGATCGAGCTTGCGAACGTGGCACCGTCCTGCAAGAGGTCGCCGAACGCAAGCTGCTGGGCCAGGGCACCGTCGTAAAAAAAGGCAACGATCGATCGCTCGTCGGGGAGATCCACCCTGTAAGGGCGACCGGTATCCAGAGTTTTCTCATTGACCGGAGAGTATTCCGTGTCGCCATCGCCGCGTACTGCTGCCGCTTGCCGTGGCGCAAGCAGACAGAAACGAAGACCTGCGGCAGCCAGAGCGGAGAGCGTCGCCGTGTCGACGGCGGTTTCGGGAAGCCACATGCCCTCCGCGCGTCGACCGAATCGACGGCGGAAATCGTCGAGACCCCAGGCGATCGCGGTTTCCCGATCCCGGGCACTGGCCAGCGGGAGGATGAGATGTCCATAGGCTTGTGCGAGTGCCGACCCGTGCCCACCATAGAGTCCTGCGCTGTCACGATCTGCTTGCTGGATACCGCGGTAGACATCCGGCACGTTGAGTTCCAACCATGCCAGGAGATTGGGTCCGAAATTGAAACTGATTCGGGAGAAGTTGTTGATTGTCTGCTCGAGGCCGCCGTCCGCGTCAAGCAAGCGTGCCGCGAGATTGGGTCCGTAACACTCTGCAGTGATCCGAGCGTTCCAGTCGTGGTGCGGAGCGGCGGACGGCTGAAGTCCGACGAAACCGGTCCACGGATTCTCTCGCGGCGGCTGGTAGAAGTGCCCGTGGATGCAGACGTAGCGACTCAGTGCACATCCCCTGGGCCGCCGCGGATCTTACCAGGTAGCGGACGCTCCACATCTGCGGATTCCAGCACCAGCACACCGAGCGGAGGGAGCTGCAGGACGACCGAAAAGGGCTGCCCGTGATAGGGCATCGCGACTGCGGCGCAGCCGCCCATATTGCCGACGCCACTTCCTGAGTAATCTTCGGCGTCGCTGTTCAGGCGCTCGTTCCAGCGTCCCGAGTGCGGAACACCGATTCGATAGTCGGCTCGAATCACCGGCGTCAGGTTTGCCACGATCACGAGTGGCTTGCCGCCGTTCGGTGGGCGACGCACGTAGGAGACGATGCTCTGCTCCGAGTCGGAGCAATCGATCCAGCTAAAACCCTCCTCGTTGAAATCACTGCCGTGTAATGCGGGCGACGCTCTGTAGAAGTGGTTCAGGTCTCGAACCCAACGCCTGAGGCCTTCGTGAGGTCGATTCTGTAGCAGGCCCCATTGCAGCGACGCATCGTGATTCCACTCCAACCACTGACCGAACTCGCCGCCCATGAACAGCAGCTTCTTCCCGGGTGTCGTGTACATCAAACCGAAGAGCGCGCGCAGGGTGGCAAGTCGTTGCCACACGTCACCAGGCATCTTATCGACCAACGAACGCTTGCCGTGGACGACCTCGTCATGGGAGAGCGGCAAGACGAAATTTTCGGAGTAGGCGTACATCGATCGAAAAGTCAGCGCTTCATGATGGAACTTGCGATGGATCGCGTCTCGTTCGAGGTAATCGAGCGTGTCATGCATCCAGCCCATGTCCCATTTCATGTCGAAGCCAAGGCCGCCGAGGTGGACGGGTCTGGACACCATCGGCCACGATGTCGACTCTTCGGCGATCATCAGAACGTCAGGGTATCGATCGTGGATAGCCGTATTAAGTTGCCGAAGGAATGTGATCGCCTCGAGGTTTTCCCTGCCGCCGTACTTGTTCGCGATCCACTGTCCCTCGTCGCGCGAGTAGTCGAGGTGGAGCATGGAGGCCACCGCATCCACTCGAATCGCATCGACGTGGTACTCCTCGACCCAGAACATGGCGCTCGAAACGAGGAAACTCCGCACCTCATTGCGACCGTAATTGAAGATGTAGCTCTTCCAGTCGGGGTGATAGCCGAGTTTCGGATCCGAGTATTCGAACAGGTAACCCCCATCGAAAAAGCCGAGGCCATGTTCGTCGCTGGGAAAGTGCGAGGGAACCCAATCCAGGACGACGCCGATGCCGGCCCGATGCAGCCGATCGATCAGCCGCTTGAACTGTTGAGGCGTTCCGTAGCGTGCGCTGGGCGCGAAATAGCCGGTCGTCTGGTAGCCCCACGATCCATAGAACGGGTGCTCCATCGGTGGTAGGAATTCCACGTGGGTGAAGCCGAGTTCCTGGAGATAAGGAACCAGTTGGTCGGCGAGCTCCTCGTAGCTCAAGAACTCTCTGGACGGATCATCGGGACGGCGCCAGCTTCCGATGTGCATCTCGTAGATGCTGACCGGGCTCGATGACACACGAAAGTCCCGCCTCTTCCGCATCCAAGCTTCGTCGCTCCACTCATAGCTCAGATCGCAGACCCGCGAGCCTGTTTCCGAGGGCAGCTGAGTCGCGAAGGCAAACGGGTCCGCCTTGTTGACGGTGTAGCCCTTCTCGCGGGACACGATGTGAAACTTGTAGACATGTCCCGGGTGCGCGTTTTCGACAACGCCGGTCCAGATACCCGAACTTCCGAGTCGAACGAGGGGATGGGTTTCCGGATTCCAGCCGTTGAATTCTCCAATCACGGCGACACTGCGCGCCCGCGGAGCCCAGACCGAGAAGCTGACGCCGGGTCTGGCGGAGTCGCGGGAAGGATGGGCGCCGAGGAACCGGTGAGCCGCGTGATGTCCCCCGTGGCTCCAGAGATAGAGATCGTCCTCGGTCACCCGAGAGCCGGCGGGGATTGGATTACGGTTGCCGATCCGGTATTTTGCTTTCTTGGCCATCCCGTCCGTTCTGCCTGTGCATTCTCTCGAGCCGCTCGTCGGGAATGATAACAAAGCCCGCACGGTTGGTACTCCGTGAGGCCGCTGCTACCATGACCGGCCCGTCGGACCGAGGCGCAATCCCATGACAAGAAAAATCGTGATGTACACAAGAAGCTGGTGCGGGTACTGTTCTCGTGCAAAACGGCTGCTGGATAGCCGTGAATTGGAGTACGACGAGATCGACATCGGGCGGACGCCCGAGGCGACCGCCGAGATGCTGAAGCGCTCGGGCGGACGTTACACGGTGCCACAGGTTTTCATCGACGATGTCCACATCGGCGGCTCCGACGAGTTGCTCGAACTCGCGGAGCGGGGTGGGTTGGACGAAGAACCAGAGAGAAGGAGCGACAGCGGTGAGTGTTCATGACGTGATCATCCTGGGGTCCGGTCCGGCCGGCTTGACCGCAGCTATTTACACCGCCCGAGCGGGCCTGAAGCCGCTTGTCGTCGAGGGACTTCATGCGGGCGGCCAGCTGATGAATACGACCGACGTCGAGAACTACCCGGGTTTTCCTGACGGGGTTCAGGGTCCCGAGATGATGGAGCTGTTCAAGAAGCAGGCGGAACGATTTGGCGCTCAGTTCATTTTCGGCGACGCGGACCACGTCGTGCTCGATCAACCGCCGTTTCAGGTCACCGTCGGCGATACGACCCACGAGAGTCGGACCGTCATCGTCGCGACCGGCGCCTCGCCCAAGGAACTGGGTATCCCCGGAGAGAAGGAATATGCAGGACGCGGTGTCTCCTATTGCGCCACCTGCGACGGTTTCTTCTTTCGCGAGAAGGAGATCGTCGTGATCGGTGGCGGAGATACGGCGATGGAAGAGGCCCTGTTCCTGACCCGCTTCGGCAAACGAGTGACGGTGGTTCACCGTCGCGACCAGTTGCGAGCGTCGAAGATCATGGCAACGCGGGCACTAGAAAACGAGAAGATCGAGTTCTTATGGGACAGTACCGTGGACGAGGTGCGTGGCGACGACACGAAAGTGACGTTCATGAAGGTGCGAAATCTCAAGACCGGCGAGACGATCGAGCGACCGGTGGACGGCTTCTTCGTCGCCATCGGACACACCCCGAACACCGCGCTGTTCCAGGGGATCCTCGAGACGGACGACCAGCTCTATCTTCGCGAAGGTCATGGAGCGCGCTCGAATATCGACGGCGTGTTCATCGCGGGTGATGTTCACGATCACACCTACCGGCAGGCTGTGACCGCTGCAGGGGCCGGCTGCAAGGCGGCCATCGATTGCGAACGGTGGCTCGAGGCTCAGTCCGCAGACGCCTGACGAAATCGCCCCGTCAGGATGTAAAACAGACCCGGTAGTAGCGGGACCGCGATCGTCGCGAGTGCCGTCCAGCGCGCAGATTCCGAGACGCCTGCCAGCAGTGGCCAGTTGAATATGAACAGGTCCGCCGTGAAGTGCGAGAGCACGACGGTCAGGGCGTCGAATCGCAAGAATGCCCAGCCCCAGACGGCCCCGACCAACGTGAG contains:
- a CDS encoding NAD-dependent epimerase/dehydratase family protein — its product is MRVLIAGCGWLGCAIGAALARAGHRVVGARRDLAAGETMESMGIQPWPVDLMRLETLGKPFDAIVACQSADQRTPRAYRQAYVELNEHLLRLADAEGVSRFIYTGSTGVLSYDDGRDVDETTSPRSVDERGALLVEAESMVLAAGRGKLQTSLVRLSGLYGPGRHGTVQRVRDGRLALGPGDERTMNWCHRDDAVRMVIQMLDRGRGGAIYHASDAHPTSRRDVVNWIAHRLGIEPRRNDEDPGEGRASHRRVLADRSREELGVELVHADFRHGLDAGWEEIRSNVDR
- a CDS encoding ABC transporter ATP-binding protein encodes the protein MSRGLEKSFARKRSLGQLFRDPFGRGEEVHALRGVDLAVNDGEIVGLLGPNGAGKTTLLKILSGLILPDKGSAEIGGISTEKENRIKRLLGLVHPDERSFYWRLTGRENLRFFATLYDVPHRKIEQRIDQLLEDLDLVAPSDRRFADYSSGMKQRMSIARAMLHDPPILLMDEPSRSLDPASSLALRELVDERLRVRHGKTILIASHDLAEVQALCDRIYVLIDGRVRLEGTVDDVRRFGVDDVEVLVELEDGPATISGPFKILDDGWTEGRRSLRLSLEAADGFSRMLRSLIDDGCKVRRCDQVEPDLESAFTRILESHREPS
- a CDS encoding ABC transporter permease, whose protein sequence is MGLLRKLWAFIKRDFISMVSYRLAFLLQIGGMFLTLLAFFYMTGMINPESEGLEGYRPFDWFVVGLAFQFYFSTALYAFSAKMRSEQLLGTLEAMLVTPTPTSMVIFSSAAWDFTFGAIRVIVLLTFAVLVFDVQLYASGLVVFFVGAFLTLFSSAGLGILSASFILYFKRGDPINFLLSGATTFLGTVFFPVEQLPERIRFASEILPITHSLRIVRGALLQGQSWDQLGGEVVTLAWMTLILLPSGLYFARFAIRSAKREGTLVHY
- the icd gene encoding isocitrate dehydrogenase (NADP(+)) gives rise to the protein MSENQFPAPPEGQPVRVKDGRPVVSRNPIIPYIEGDGIGPDIWRATQHVVDHAVARTYDDGRAIAWYEVFAGEKAFERFGEWLPEKTVETIREFKIAIKGPLTTPVGGGIRSLNVALRHLLDLYACVRPVRHIKGVPSPVLRPGDMNVVIFRENTEDVYAGLEWESGSPEAARVIEFLNQEMGKNVRRDSGLGIKPISPFGTRRLVGKAIQYAIDRHRESVTFVHKGNIMKFTEGAFKDWGYEVAAEEFGSQTIREDAVWAEHAGVVPDNKIVIKDRIADAMFQQVLLRPREYAVLAMPNLNGDYLSDACAAQVGGLGMAPGANMSDDLACFEATHGTAPKYAGQDKVNPGSLILSAMMMLEHMGWNEAAHAIDRALETTIDQKVVTYDLARQMDGAREVRCSEFGEAIVRNL
- a CDS encoding DUF3536 domain-containing protein, yielding MLDADGGLEQTINNFSRISFNFGPNLLAWLELNVPDVYRGIQQADRDSAGLYGGHGSALAQAYGHLILPLASARDRETAIAWGLDDFRRRFGRRAEGMWLPETAVDTATLSALAAAGLRFCLLAPRQAAAVRGDGDTEYSPVNEKTLDTGRPYRVDLPDERSIVAFFYDGALAQQLAFGDLLQDGATFASSILERHRSESDSRLVHVATDGESYGHHHTFGEMALARALGVLEDSGATLTNYGQYLDDHPPTATVKIVENSSWSCPHELGRWSRDCGCASEYHEGYHQRWREPLKLALDELRNDLHRVYLTETRELATDPSRLRDGYNGVRMSPDRPTADERLNQLAGRRLDSSEHAHLLAALEMDRLALLTGTSCAWFFEEVSRIEPVQILRYADRALDYASRWDKGDAAGKFRERLRAIPSNNPEIGDAATLFDREVIRARVSPETIAMWTSLRRTLRLGEETLPWSASFRDDVRVTFRGQHRSADRVAGTVTLEARHDRRLIRSAFCWIEDGPSGLFGGLLGPDAAPHFPALGHELATMDGTQIHDRWIARLDPVLVGDDDLETEVTGT
- the glgB gene encoding 1,4-alpha-glucan branching protein GlgB; translated protein: MAKKAKYRIGNRNPIPAGSRVTEDDLYLWSHGGHHAAHRFLGAHPSRDSARPGVSFSVWAPRARSVAVIGEFNGWNPETHPLVRLGSSGIWTGVVENAHPGHVYKFHIVSREKGYTVNKADPFAFATQLPSETGSRVCDLSYEWSDEAWMRKRRDFRVSSSPVSIYEMHIGSWRRPDDPSREFLSYEELADQLVPYLQELGFTHVEFLPPMEHPFYGSWGYQTTGYFAPSARYGTPQQFKRLIDRLHRAGIGVVLDWVPSHFPSDEHGLGFFDGGYLFEYSDPKLGYHPDWKSYIFNYGRNEVRSFLVSSAMFWVEEYHVDAIRVDAVASMLHLDYSRDEGQWIANKYGGRENLEAITFLRQLNTAIHDRYPDVLMIAEESTSWPMVSRPVHLGGLGFDMKWDMGWMHDTLDYLERDAIHRKFHHEALTFRSMYAYSENFVLPLSHDEVVHGKRSLVDKMPGDVWQRLATLRALFGLMYTTPGKKLLFMGGEFGQWLEWNHDASLQWGLLQNRPHEGLRRWVRDLNHFYRASPALHGSDFNEEGFSWIDCSDSEQSIVSYVRRPPNGGKPLVIVANLTPVIRADYRIGVPHSGRWNERLNSDAEDYSGSGVGNMGGCAAVAMPYHGQPFSVVLQLPPLGVLVLESADVERPLPGKIRGGPGDVH
- the grxC gene encoding glutaredoxin 3, encoding MTRKIVMYTRSWCGYCSRAKRLLDSRELEYDEIDIGRTPEATAEMLKRSGGRYTVPQVFIDDVHIGGSDELLELAERGGLDEEPERRSDSGECS
- the trxB gene encoding thioredoxin-disulfide reductase, which gives rise to MSVHDVIILGSGPAGLTAAIYTARAGLKPLVVEGLHAGGQLMNTTDVENYPGFPDGVQGPEMMELFKKQAERFGAQFIFGDADHVVLDQPPFQVTVGDTTHESRTVIVATGASPKELGIPGEKEYAGRGVSYCATCDGFFFREKEIVVIGGGDTAMEEALFLTRFGKRVTVVHRRDQLRASKIMATRALENEKIEFLWDSTVDEVRGDDTKVTFMKVRNLKTGETIERPVDGFFVAIGHTPNTALFQGILETDDQLYLREGHGARSNIDGVFIAGDVHDHTYRQAVTAAGAGCKAAIDCERWLEAQSADA